One stretch of Micromonospora echinospora DNA includes these proteins:
- a CDS encoding sensor histidine kinase, with protein sequence MNTRDWPIRAKLTALVIGPVTGLLALWIFATTLTFGPALDLLSARTLLYDLGRPGESVVAELQRERRLSVVQLAGGGSLPALAEQRVRTDDAIVELRRKVDGKDLRDVADEQLDARLDQLVSALDALPAGRAFIDDRKVDRSGAVGLYSGMIGSAFQAFGAMAALPDAQLNREATALTALGRSRELLGQADALLAGAVTAGRYAEGEHEQLVRTLENHRFLAETAVADLPAGERTSYQRLTEAPGFVKMRAFQDTLIRSPGLPARFDMAGWEASHAEVWQSLRDFELRGADALAERSVPMATRILVQLAAAGVLGLVAIVVCVLVALRVGRSLARRLTGVRAAATEVAEHRLPDVVARLRRGEEVDVAREAPELDHGGDEIGQVARAFNEVRRTAVRAAIDEVSLRRGFNEVILNLARRSQGLVHRQLALLDRLERRTEDPDELAGLFQVDHLATRLRRHAEDLVILAGAAPGRGWRRPVAAVDVMRGAISEVEAYDRVDVGEVAPAGVLGRAVGDVIHLLAELIENATAYSPPGTRVDVTGRTVPGGYTIEITDRGLGMSAAALAAANRKLAEPPEFDPADSARLGLFVVARLAARHGVRVELRPARPAGILAAVFVPSDLITDEPPVGADGPAGPERRRLAKVTRLSTVPRPGRPNRPGRDRSESTVVPLQSARASTVEPPTDGDGLPRRIRRRGASARPRAAVVDAPAYRTPEEARRAMSALQAGTARGRRDGSRATDPAGDADPVTTEKPDTGTPSATPGPAVEPALPVAEDRSATERDA encoded by the coding sequence TTGAACACCCGTGACTGGCCGATCCGCGCCAAGCTGACCGCGCTGGTCATCGGCCCGGTGACCGGGCTGCTGGCGTTGTGGATCTTCGCCACCACGCTCACCTTCGGGCCCGCCCTCGACCTGCTCTCCGCCCGTACCCTCCTCTACGACCTCGGCCGTCCCGGCGAGAGCGTGGTGGCGGAGCTGCAGCGGGAGCGGCGGCTGTCGGTGGTCCAGCTCGCCGGCGGCGGCAGCCTGCCGGCGCTGGCCGAGCAGCGTGTACGCACCGACGACGCGATCGTCGAGCTGCGCCGGAAGGTCGACGGCAAGGACCTGCGCGACGTCGCCGACGAGCAGCTCGACGCCCGGCTCGACCAGCTGGTCTCGGCGCTGGACGCGCTGCCCGCCGGGCGCGCCTTCATCGACGACCGGAAGGTGGACCGGTCCGGCGCCGTCGGCCTCTACAGCGGAATGATCGGTTCGGCGTTCCAGGCGTTCGGCGCGATGGCCGCGCTGCCCGACGCCCAGCTCAACCGGGAGGCGACAGCGCTCACCGCGCTGGGCCGCTCCCGCGAGCTGCTCGGCCAGGCCGACGCGCTGCTGGCCGGCGCCGTCACCGCCGGCCGGTACGCCGAGGGCGAGCACGAGCAGCTGGTCCGGACCCTGGAGAACCACCGTTTCCTGGCGGAGACGGCGGTGGCCGACCTGCCGGCCGGGGAGCGGACCTCGTACCAGCGGTTGACCGAGGCCCCCGGGTTCGTGAAGATGCGCGCCTTCCAGGACACCCTGATCCGCTCGCCCGGGCTGCCGGCCCGGTTCGACATGGCCGGCTGGGAGGCCAGTCACGCCGAGGTGTGGCAGAGCCTGCGCGACTTCGAGCTGCGCGGCGCGGACGCCCTCGCCGAGCGGTCGGTGCCGATGGCGACGCGGATCCTCGTCCAGCTCGCCGCCGCCGGTGTGCTCGGGCTCGTCGCGATAGTGGTCTGTGTGCTCGTGGCGCTGCGGGTCGGCCGGTCGCTGGCCCGGCGGCTGACCGGCGTACGCGCCGCCGCGACCGAGGTCGCCGAGCACCGGCTGCCCGACGTGGTCGCCCGGCTGCGCCGGGGCGAGGAGGTCGACGTCGCCCGGGAGGCGCCCGAACTGGACCACGGCGGCGACGAGATCGGCCAGGTGGCGCGCGCGTTCAACGAGGTGCGCCGCACCGCGGTGCGCGCCGCGATCGACGAGGTCAGCCTGCGCCGGGGGTTCAACGAGGTGATCCTCAACCTCGCCCGGCGCAGCCAGGGCCTGGTGCACCGGCAGTTGGCGCTGCTGGACCGGCTGGAACGGCGTACCGAGGACCCGGACGAGCTGGCCGGGCTGTTCCAGGTCGACCACCTGGCGACCCGGCTCCGCCGGCACGCCGAGGACCTGGTCATCCTCGCCGGGGCCGCGCCCGGGCGGGGCTGGCGCCGGCCGGTCGCCGCTGTCGACGTGATGCGCGGCGCGATCTCCGAGGTCGAGGCGTACGACCGGGTCGACGTGGGTGAGGTGGCGCCGGCCGGGGTGCTGGGCCGGGCCGTCGGCGACGTGATCCACCTGCTCGCCGAGCTGATCGAGAACGCCACCGCGTACTCACCGCCGGGCACCCGGGTGGACGTCACCGGCCGGACCGTCCCGGGCGGCTACACCATCGAGATCACCGACCGAGGGCTGGGCATGTCCGCGGCGGCCCTGGCCGCGGCCAACCGCAAGCTGGCCGAGCCGCCCGAGTTCGACCCGGCCGACAGCGCCCGGCTGGGGCTGTTCGTGGTGGCGCGCCTGGCCGCACGGCACGGCGTACGGGTGGAGCTGCGCCCGGCCCGTCCGGCCGGGATCCTCGCCGCGGTGTTCGTGCCGTCGGACCTGATCACCGACGAGCCGCCGGTGGGCGCGGACGGCCCCGCCGGGCCGGAGCGGCGTCGCCTGGCCAAGGTGACCCGGTTGAGCACGGTGCCGCGTCCGGGGCGCCCGAACCGGCCGGGACGGGACCGGTCGGAGAGCACAGTGGTCCCGTTGCAGTCCGCGCGCGCCTCGACCGTGGAACCACCCACCGACGGCGACGGCCTGCCGCGCCGGATCCGGCGGCGCGGCGCGTCGGCGCGTCCGCGCGCGGCGGTCGTGGACGCCCCGGCGTACCGCACGCCGGAGGAGGCACGCCGGGCCATGTCGGCGTTGCAGGCGGGCACCGCACGGGGACGCCGGGACGGCTCCCGCGCCACCGACCCGGCGGGTGACGCCGATCCGGTCACCACCGAAAAGCCTGACACCGGTACGCCGTCCGCCACGCCCGGGCCGGCCGTGGAGCCCGCCCTGCCGGTGGCGGAGGACCGAAGCGCGACTGAGAGGGACGCCTAG
- a CDS encoding GTP-binding protein, whose product MDSVRYDREPGAPQVPLALKILIAGGFGAGKTTLVSALSEVRPLQTEEVLTGAGLDTDDVSGVEQKSTTTVAMDFGRITINDDLQVYLFGTPGQDRFWFLWDELAFGALGAVVLADTRRLADCFPSIDYFEQRGIPFVVGVNCFEGSRRFGLEAVRDALDLDPDVPLVLCDARDRQSGKLVLISLVEHVARQRGEPVPVG is encoded by the coding sequence GTGGACTCCGTGCGTTATGACCGGGAGCCGGGGGCGCCACAGGTGCCGCTGGCACTGAAGATCCTCATAGCCGGTGGGTTCGGCGCCGGCAAGACGACGCTGGTCAGCGCGTTGAGCGAGGTGCGGCCGCTGCAGACCGAGGAGGTCCTGACCGGCGCCGGGCTCGACACCGACGACGTCTCCGGGGTGGAGCAGAAGTCGACCACCACCGTGGCGATGGACTTCGGCCGGATCACCATCAACGACGACCTCCAGGTCTACCTGTTCGGCACGCCGGGTCAGGACCGGTTCTGGTTCCTCTGGGACGAGCTGGCATTCGGCGCGCTCGGCGCCGTGGTGCTCGCCGACACCCGGCGGCTGGCCGACTGCTTTCCCTCCATCGACTACTTCGAGCAGCGGGGCATCCCGTTCGTGGTGGGCGTCAACTGCTTCGAGGGCTCCCGCCGGTTCGGCCTGGAGGCGGTACGCGACGCCCTCGACCTGGACCCGGACGTCCCGCTCGTGCTCTGCGACGCGCGGGACCGGCAGTCCGGCAAGCTGGTGCTGATCTCGCTGGTGGAGCACGTGGCGCGGCAGCGCGGCGAGCCGGTGCCGGTGGGCTGA
- a CDS encoding glycoside hydrolase family 6 protein — protein sequence MNLWRRLSGRNRALALTSAGVLVAGGLVTLPVTAAQAATQCSVTYTTSDWPGGFTGTVTIKNIGDALTSWNLGFTFPNSSQRVVNGWSARWSQSGQNVTAQNESYNGALASGASTTIGFNGSWSGSNPKPTQFTLNGTVCNGGTPTTSTPPTSTPPTSTPPTSTPPTSTPPTSTPPTSTPPTSQPPPGQRVDNPYAGVKGYVNPEWKAKAESVSGGNRVSNNPTAVWLDRIAAINGTPDSSSNGAMGVREHLDAALAQGAGYIQFVIYNLPGRDCSALASNGELGPDELPRYKSEYIDPIAAIQGDTKYRNLRIVNIIEIDSLPNLVTNTSGNAGGTVMCDTVKANGAYVNGVGYALAKLGAIGNVYNYIDAAHHGWIGWDSNFGPVADQLKAAAVASGSTVANVQGFIVNTANYSALKEPYVKITDTVNGQTVRQSKWADWNQYLDELSFAQAFRQKLVSIGFDSNIGMLIDTSRNGWGGTARPTGPGPSTSVDAYVDGGRVDRRFHTGNWCNQAGAGLGERPRANPETGIDAYVWVKPPGESDGSSKEIPNSEGKGFDRMCDPTYTGNARNGNSMSGALPDAPISGAWFAAQFQQLMQNAYPPLS from the coding sequence ATGAATCTGTGGAGAAGGCTGTCCGGCCGGAACCGGGCGCTCGCGCTGACCAGCGCCGGCGTCCTGGTAGCCGGTGGACTGGTGACCCTCCCGGTCACCGCGGCGCAGGCCGCCACCCAGTGCAGCGTGACCTATACGACGAGCGACTGGCCCGGTGGATTCACCGGCACCGTGACCATCAAGAACATCGGTGACGCGCTCACCTCGTGGAACCTCGGCTTCACCTTCCCGAACAGCTCGCAGCGGGTGGTGAACGGCTGGTCCGCGCGGTGGTCCCAGAGCGGCCAGAACGTCACCGCGCAGAACGAGTCGTACAACGGGGCGCTCGCCAGCGGCGCCAGCACCACCATCGGCTTCAACGGCTCCTGGAGCGGCAGCAACCCCAAGCCGACCCAGTTCACGCTCAACGGCACGGTCTGCAACGGCGGTACGCCGACCACCAGCACCCCGCCGACGAGCACGCCGCCCACGAGCACGCCGCCGACCAGCACGCCGCCCACGAGCACGCCGCCCACGAGCACGCCGCCGACGTCGACCCCGCCGACGTCGCAGCCGCCGCCCGGGCAGCGGGTCGACAACCCGTACGCCGGGGTGAAGGGGTACGTGAACCCCGAGTGGAAGGCCAAGGCCGAGTCGGTGTCCGGCGGCAACCGGGTGTCGAACAACCCGACCGCGGTCTGGCTCGACCGGATCGCCGCCATCAACGGCACGCCGGACAGCAGCTCCAACGGCGCGATGGGCGTCCGTGAACACCTGGACGCCGCGCTCGCCCAGGGCGCCGGCTACATCCAGTTCGTCATCTACAACCTGCCCGGCCGCGACTGCTCGGCGCTCGCCTCCAACGGTGAGCTGGGCCCGGACGAGCTGCCCCGCTACAAGTCCGAGTACATCGACCCGATCGCCGCGATCCAGGGCGACACGAAGTACCGGAACCTGCGCATCGTCAACATCATCGAGATCGACTCGCTGCCCAACCTGGTGACCAACACCTCGGGCAACGCGGGCGGCACGGTCATGTGTGACACGGTGAAGGCCAACGGCGCGTACGTGAACGGTGTCGGCTACGCCCTGGCGAAGCTGGGTGCGATCGGCAACGTCTACAACTACATCGACGCCGCCCACCACGGCTGGATCGGCTGGGACAGCAACTTCGGCCCGGTCGCCGACCAGCTCAAGGCCGCCGCCGTGGCGTCCGGCAGCACCGTCGCCAACGTGCAGGGCTTCATCGTCAACACGGCGAACTACTCCGCGCTGAAGGAGCCGTACGTCAAGATCACCGACACGGTGAACGGGCAGACCGTCCGGCAGTCCAAGTGGGCCGACTGGAACCAGTACCTCGACGAGCTGTCGTTCGCCCAGGCGTTCCGGCAGAAGCTGGTCTCGATCGGCTTCGACAGCAACATCGGCATGCTGATCGACACCTCCCGCAACGGTTGGGGCGGCACCGCCCGGCCGACCGGCCCCGGCCCGTCGACCAGCGTGGACGCGTACGTCGACGGCGGCCGGGTCGACCGCCGCTTCCACACCGGCAACTGGTGCAACCAGGCCGGCGCGGGTCTCGGCGAGCGGCCGCGGGCCAACCCGGAGACCGGGATCGACGCCTACGTCTGGGTGAAGCCCCCGGGTGAGTCGGACGGTTCGAGCAAGGAGATCCCGAACAGCGAGGGCAAGGGCTTCGACCGGATGTGCGACCCGACGTACACCGGCAACGCCCGCAACGGCAACAGCATGTCCGGTGCTCTGCCGGACGCGCCGATCTCCGGCGCGTGGTTCGCCGCCCAGTTCCAGCAGCTCATGCAGAACGCGTACCCGCCGCTCTCCTGA
- a CDS encoding class F sortase: MSWSDRTTTRAGGRHGKPWRAVGAAVVVLLAMVGAGLVGASVRTVPSPTPPQPLGQAGPVATGPLTDPDGAYADPDAGGQPTSGAAEQPVPGAEGQQTSAAGGGSAPATAAQPAPGGNGPTPSGQGTPAAAGPVPAPLPRSAPTTISIPRIAVRAEIMSLGTNPDGTVQVPPLDQAMKAGWYSPGASPGEAGNAVIVGHVDSAQLGPAVFFNLGALVPGDTIVVTRQDGRAATFTVREVGSYPKTAFPAAQVYGPSAVPALRVVTCGGVFDRTAGSYLNNIVVYAPRTG, encoded by the coding sequence GTGAGCTGGTCTGACCGGACGACGACCCGGGCCGGCGGCCGTCACGGGAAACCGTGGCGTGCCGTCGGCGCGGCCGTCGTCGTCCTGCTCGCCATGGTGGGAGCGGGCCTGGTCGGCGCGTCCGTCCGGACCGTCCCGTCGCCCACCCCGCCGCAGCCGCTCGGGCAGGCGGGTCCGGTCGCCACCGGCCCGCTGACCGATCCGGATGGCGCCTACGCCGACCCGGACGCCGGAGGGCAGCCCACATCCGGCGCCGCAGAGCAGCCCGTGCCGGGCGCCGAAGGGCAACAGACATCGGCCGCCGGAGGCGGATCAGCGCCGGCCACCGCCGCACAACCGGCGCCGGGCGGCAACGGGCCGACGCCCTCCGGCCAGGGCACCCCGGCCGCGGCCGGCCCCGTCCCGGCCCCGCTGCCACGGTCCGCGCCGACGACCATCTCGATCCCCCGCATCGCGGTACGGGCCGAGATCATGTCGCTCGGCACGAATCCGGACGGCACGGTCCAGGTGCCCCCGCTGGACCAGGCCATGAAGGCCGGCTGGTACTCCCCCGGCGCCAGCCCGGGCGAGGCCGGCAACGCGGTGATCGTGGGCCACGTCGACTCCGCCCAACTCGGCCCGGCGGTGTTCTTCAACCTCGGCGCGCTGGTCCCCGGCGACACGATAGTGGTCACCCGGCAGGACGGCAGGGCCGCCACGTTCACGGTGCGCGAGGTCGGGTCGTACCCGAAGACCGCCTTTCCCGCCGCGCAGGTCTACGGCCCGTCGGCCGTGCCCGCCCTGCGCGTGGTGACCTGCGGCGGGGTGTTCGACCGGACGGCCGGAAGCTACCTGAACAACATCGTCGTCTACGCCCCGAGGACCGGGTGA
- a CDS encoding roadblock/LC7 domain-containing protein, with the protein MVHTTRQNADLDWLLDDLVDRVPAARRAVVLSADGLLLGASGGQDRSEAEHLCALASGFSGLAKGATRHLGGGAVRQTVVEMESAYLFVTAAGQGACLAVASDADADIGLVAYEMAMLVIRVGENLAAPARSGGGSADAR; encoded by the coding sequence GTGGTGCACACGACGCGGCAGAACGCCGATCTCGACTGGCTGCTCGACGACCTGGTGGACCGGGTGCCCGCCGCGCGCCGGGCGGTGGTGCTCTCGGCGGACGGGCTCCTGCTCGGCGCCTCCGGCGGCCAGGACCGCAGCGAAGCGGAGCACCTGTGCGCGCTGGCGTCCGGCTTCTCCGGGCTGGCCAAGGGCGCCACCCGGCACCTCGGCGGCGGCGCGGTCCGCCAGACCGTGGTGGAGATGGAGTCCGCCTACCTGTTCGTGACCGCCGCCGGGCAGGGCGCCTGCCTGGCGGTGGCGAGCGACGCCGACGCCGACATCGGCCTGGTGGCGTACGAGATGGCGATGCTGGTGATCCGGGTCGGGGAGAACCTGGCCGCGCCGGCCCGCAGCGGCGGGGGGTCGGCCGATGCACGCTGA
- a CDS encoding DUF742 domain-containing protein encodes MHADSPGPQHEWLDADAGPVVRPYTLTGGRVRPPVDGFDLLAFVLATPDADPAGTPGLQPEHRRLIELARRPKAVADLAADLDLAVGVVRVLLGDLLAHGFVAVHRPPATAYLPDDNILKAVVSGLRAL; translated from the coding sequence ATGCACGCTGACTCGCCGGGGCCGCAGCACGAGTGGCTGGACGCCGACGCCGGTCCGGTGGTGCGCCCGTACACGCTCACCGGGGGCCGGGTGCGGCCGCCGGTGGACGGCTTCGACCTGCTGGCCTTCGTGCTCGCCACCCCTGACGCCGATCCGGCCGGCACGCCCGGCCTCCAGCCGGAGCACCGCCGGCTGATCGAACTGGCCCGCCGGCCCAAGGCCGTGGCCGACCTCGCCGCCGACCTGGACCTCGCCGTGGGCGTGGTCCGGGTGCTGCTCGGCGACCTCCTCGCCCATGGCTTCGTCGCGGTGCACCGGCCACCGGCCACCGCGTACCTGCCCGACGACAACATCCTCAAGGCGGTGGTCAGTGGACTCCGTGCGTTATGA
- a CDS encoding sodium:solute symporter family protein has translation MGGGGLRLDMNAVDYLILALYFVTVLGVGFAARRAIRTSVDFFLSGRSLPAWVTGLAFVSANLGALEIIGMAANGAQYGIMTVHYYWIGAVPAMVFLGIVMMPFYYGSKVRSVPEYLRLRFNRPTHLLNAISFAVAQVLIAGVNLYALALIMQALLGWPLWFAIIVGAVIVLAYITVGGLSGAIYNEVLQFFVIIAGLVPITVIGLVKVGGVSGLMDAVRDSKLGEAGLHAWEGTGSTDNPLGAHWLGIVFGLGFVLSFGYWTTNFAEVQRALSARNMSAARRTPIIAAYPKLLIPAVTVIPGLIALVTVKGLGADEGDLVYNNAIPLLMRDLLPNGVLGIAVTGLVASFMAGMAANVSGFNTVFTYDIWQAYYRRNESDEHYVKVGRIATVGAVVIGIGTAFIAAGFSNIMNYIQALFSVFNAPLFGTFIIGMFWRRMTPLAGFWSLLSGTVVATATYLLYKVGVISFNSDLEESFWGAGLAFATVAVVAAIVTPLTRPKTDEQLTGLVYGLSDTTLADDSVAGDAAWYRSPVLLGVVAVILAALFYIPVF, from the coding sequence ATGGGTGGCGGCGGTCTGCGTCTGGACATGAACGCGGTGGACTACCTGATCCTCGCGCTCTACTTCGTCACGGTGCTCGGCGTCGGTTTCGCCGCCCGGCGCGCGATCCGTACCAGCGTGGACTTCTTCCTCTCCGGCCGCTCGCTGCCCGCCTGGGTCACCGGCCTGGCGTTCGTCTCGGCGAACCTGGGCGCGCTGGAGATCATCGGCATGGCCGCCAACGGCGCCCAGTACGGCATCATGACGGTGCACTACTACTGGATCGGCGCCGTGCCGGCGATGGTCTTCCTCGGCATCGTGATGATGCCGTTCTACTACGGCTCCAAGGTCCGCAGCGTCCCCGAGTACCTGCGGCTGCGCTTCAACCGCCCCACCCACCTGCTCAACGCGATCAGCTTCGCGGTCGCGCAGGTGCTCATCGCGGGCGTGAACCTCTACGCGCTGGCCCTGATCATGCAGGCGCTGCTCGGCTGGCCGCTCTGGTTCGCGATCATCGTCGGCGCGGTGATCGTGCTGGCGTACATCACCGTCGGCGGCCTCTCCGGCGCGATCTACAACGAGGTGCTCCAGTTCTTCGTGATCATCGCCGGTCTGGTGCCGATCACGGTGATCGGCCTGGTCAAGGTCGGCGGCGTGAGCGGCCTGATGGACGCCGTCCGCGACTCCAAGCTCGGCGAGGCCGGCCTGCACGCCTGGGAAGGCACCGGCAGCACCGACAACCCGCTCGGCGCGCACTGGCTGGGCATCGTGTTCGGCCTCGGCTTCGTGCTCTCCTTCGGCTACTGGACCACCAACTTCGCCGAGGTGCAGCGCGCCCTGTCCGCCCGGAACATGAGCGCCGCGCGGCGTACGCCGATCATCGCCGCGTACCCGAAGCTGCTCATCCCCGCGGTCACCGTGATCCCCGGCCTGATCGCCCTGGTCACCGTCAAAGGGCTGGGCGCCGACGAGGGCGATCTGGTCTACAACAACGCGATCCCGCTGCTGATGCGCGACCTGCTGCCCAACGGCGTGCTCGGCATCGCGGTCACCGGTCTGGTGGCCTCGTTCATGGCGGGCATGGCGGCGAACGTCAGCGGGTTCAACACCGTCTTCACGTACGACATCTGGCAGGCGTACTACCGGCGGAACGAGTCGGACGAGCACTACGTGAAGGTGGGCCGGATCGCCACCGTGGGCGCGGTGGTGATCGGTATCGGCACCGCGTTCATCGCCGCCGGGTTCAGCAACATCATGAACTACATCCAGGCGCTCTTCTCGGTCTTCAACGCCCCGCTCTTCGGCACCTTCATCATCGGCATGTTCTGGCGGCGGATGACCCCGCTGGCCGGCTTCTGGTCGCTGCTGTCCGGCACGGTCGTGGCGACCGCCACCTACCTGCTCTACAAGGTCGGCGTGATCAGCTTCAACTCGGACCTGGAGGAGAGCTTCTGGGGCGCGGGCCTGGCCTTCGCCACCGTCGCCGTGGTGGCCGCGATCGTCACGCCGTTGACCCGGCCGAAGACCGACGAACAGCTGACCGGGCTGGTGTACGGCCTCAGCGACACCACGCTCGCCGACGACTCGGTGGCCGGCGACGCCGCCTGGTACCGCTCCCCGGTGCTGCTCGGCGTCGTCGCCGTGATCCTCGCCGCCCTGTTCTACATCCCGGTCTTCTGA